From the genome of Pirellulales bacterium:
GTATGGACTGCAACTCATGGCCCGTAAGTCCTTGGCGGAGAGCAGTTGGGAAGAGCTCAAGGCCAGCGGCAAAAAGTACACGGCTGGCGTCTTGGTGGGATCGGCGGCGGCCCAGTATTTGCAGAAAAGCCACGCGGACTATATTACCGTCATCGAGTTCGATGGAAACACCGATGCACTTCAAAAAGTCCAGGATGGACTGTTGGATTTGACATTGTTGGATGATTGTGCAGCTCTGCATTATGCCGACAGATTTACCCAGGTCAAGTTTATCAGCCGGCCGGTGGGACAGGGGTACTTTGTGATCCTGGTCAAACAGGGAGAAGATCGATTATTGAAAGCGGTGAATGCAGCCCTGGACGCCCTATTAAATAATGGAGAGCTAAAGTCGCTCTATGACCGCTGGGACATGTCGGGCAAGGCGCAGATGCTGGTCCTGCGAGATACGACCCACGTCGCGAGCGCCGCCACGCAAAGCTTGTGGGATATCATCCGCTTGAATCTACCGCTCTTGCTAGAAGGAGCGGGCTATACAGTGCTTTTGGCCTGTGCGTCCATGCCCCTGGCGATCGCTATGGGAGTCTTGGTGGCATTGGGGCGGCTGTACGGTCCCCGCTGGCTGGCGTGGCTCTGTGCCTGGTATGTCGAGATCATTCGCGGCACGCCGCTGCTGCTGCAGCTCTATGCCATTTTCTTTTTATTGCCCGAACTAGGAATCAATTTGCACTTTCTGGTCGCGGGGATCGCCGGGCTGGCGCTGAACTACTCGGCCTACGAGGCGGAAATTTACCGCGCGGGACTGCAGTCCGTTCCCCGTGGCCAAATGGAAGCGGCACTCGCCCTGGGCCTGACCCGTCAACAGGCGATCTGGCGAATCATTCTGCCCCAGGCGATGCGGATTGTCATACCGCCGGTCACGAATGACTTTATCGCGCTCTTTAAGGATACCAGCGTCTGCTCGGCGATTACGATCATGGAACTGACCAAGCGGTATACCATTCAGGCCAACAGCACGGGAGCATTTATGGAACTTGCGGCGATCACGGCGATTTTGTATCTGCTGATGAGCTATCCGCTGTCGCTTTTGGCGCGGTGGAGCGAGGCCAGATTGGGAGCAAATAAGAATTAAAAATGAAGAATTCGGAAATTAGAAATTCATGTGTAGTGACTAGCAACGACAGTCACTAATCACTATTTCGTAATCCCCAACTGTGGACTAGCGGATTTATGTCCACCGCTTGCCGATTGACTGTCCCTTTTCGCCCATCTCCCGTTGTCTGCTTCATAATGATCACAGTCACCGACCTGCACAAACGTCACGGCCATTTGCATGTCCTCAAGGGGATCGATTTGTCGGTGCGTGCCGGCGAAGTGGCCGCGATCATCGGACCTAGCGGCGGCGGTAAAAGCACGTTCCTCCGCTGCCTCAATGGGCTGGAAACGTTCGATCAGGGGAGCGTGCGGATTGGTGAACGCCAACTGCTGCCGGGCAGCCACT
Proteins encoded in this window:
- a CDS encoding ABC transporter permease subunit (The N-terminal region of this protein, as described by TIGR01726, is a three transmembrane segment that identifies a subfamily of ABC transporter permease subunits, which specificities that include histidine, arginine, glutamine, glutamate, L-cystine (sic), the opines (in Agrobacterium) octopine and nopaline, etc.) — protein: APPTPRPAGHPGAPGAGGGKIGIWVLLCLGIGLWGGGPVCSADQLAEVLARGTIVWGGDQEGGGPYVFPDEQGKQIGFEVELAGLLAQEIGRQQQAPRELRAVFQQGQWVNLPLMLNNQIDLVLNGYELTPDRQRDYLCSRPYYMYGLQLMARKSLAESSWEELKASGKKYTAGVLVGSAAAQYLQKSHADYITVIEFDGNTDALQKVQDGLLDLTLLDDCAALHYADRFTQVKFISRPVGQGYFVILVKQGEDRLLKAVNAALDALLNNGELKSLYDRWDMSGKAQMLVLRDTTHVASAATQSLWDIIRLNLPLLLEGAGYTVLLACASMPLAIAMGVLVALGRLYGPRWLAWLCAWYVEIIRGTPLLLQLYAIFFLLPELGINLHFLVAGIAGLALNYSAYEAEIYRAGLQSVPRGQMEAALALGLTRQQAIWRIILPQAMRIVIPPVTNDFIALFKDTSVCSAITIMELTKRYTIQANSTGAFMELAAITAILYLLMSYPLSLLARWSEARLGANKN